A window from Setaria italica strain Yugu1 chromosome VIII, Setaria_italica_v2.0, whole genome shotgun sequence encodes these proteins:
- the LOC101771584 gene encoding putative disease resistance protein RGA4 has product MATVLDALAPYVKKLLTDMAEEEVSMLLGVSGEITKLGGNIESLKAFFADAERRRITDLSVQGWVRKLKDAMYDATDIIDLCELEADSQRALRGGSMEQVPMGCFQPLLFCLRNPKFAHKIGRRIKELNQRLDGIHREAHRFNFINLGSYHYRRMPTDAEPSSQRMTSEFVESAIVGEKIENDTRELAHWLTTYRNHDIKVVSIVGAGGMGKTTLAQKIFNATTVKEHFKVKIWLSITQHFDEAELLRTAIKHAGGVHWQVSPGLG; this is encoded by the coding sequence ATGGCGACCGTCCTGGATGCTTTGGCACCCTACGTCAAAAAGCTGCTCACGGACATGGCAGAAGAAGAGGTATCAATGCTGCTCGGAGTTTCTGGCGAGATAACCAAGTTGGGAGGCAACATAGAAAGCCTCAAAGCCTTCTTTGCTGACGCGGAGAGGAGGCGCATCACCGACTTGAGCGTGCAAGGATGGGTGAGGAAGCTCAAGGACGCCATGTACGACGCCACCGACATCATAGACCTGTGTGAACTCGAGGCTGACAGTCAGAGGGCGTTAAGAGGCGGCAGCATGGAGCAGGTGCCAATGGGTTGCTTCCAGCCATTGCTCTTCTGCCTACGGAATCCCAAGTTCGCTCACAAGATAGGCCGCCGTATCAAGGAGCTGAACCAGCGCCTGGACGGCATTCACAGGGAGGCTCACAGGTTCAACTTCATCAACCTCGGTTCCTACCATTATCGGAGGATGCCCACTGATGCTGAACCCTCTAGCCAGAGGATGACGTCCGAGTTTGTAGAGTCAGCTATCGTTGGTGAGAAGATCGAGAATGATACAAGGGAACTTGCCCATTGGCTAACCACCTACAGAAACCATGACATCAAGGTGGTGTCCATCGTGGGAGCGGGCGGCATGGGAAAGACAACCCTTGCCCAGAAGATCTTCAATGCGACAACCGTCAAAGAGCACTTCAAAGTGAAGATATGGCTGAGCATCACCCAGCACTTTGACGAGGCTGAACTGCTCAGGACGGCAATCAAGCATGCAGGGGGAGTCCACTGGCAGGTTTCTCCTGGTCTTGGATGA